Genomic window (Bacteroidales bacterium):
GGGCTACTATGGTTGGGTAACCAAGCATCCACGACGCTTCAGGGTCCGGCTATCGCCGGGACGCCTGAAGGTCTCCGGGCTGGTGAAAACCTCAGGGGTATGTTCGGTTGGTTAAGGGTACCGGGTCGGTGGGATGGAGAAACCTTCAAGCGTCCCGACAGGGACCTTGAAGCGTTGCCGCTGGCGGGGTAAACAGTTGCTGAAAGCATCAGGTTTTACCCGGGCAGGTCCTTGTTTGTGGTCAGGATTGATCCACGGAGATTGGTATGATGGTGCATACCCAAAGCCCGCTGAAGCGGGCTGTGGGCTTAGTTGTCCGGGTGTTCTTTACCACCCGGCTGAAGCCGGGTGCTCATCTCATGTGTTGCCTGTTTTCAATACACTTTGCTGAAACAGGGTAGCAGGCTTACAGGGAGGATGAAGGTCTTTGGTACAATAGTAACCTTACCGGTCTGTTCGTGTAGCTAATGGCACCAGACCGATGGCTTGGTGAAACCTTGAAGCATCCCGCGGGAGCGCGATCTTCAAGCGTTGCGAAACCGGGAAATGGAAAAAGAAAGACGAATAGTGCGCTGAGGGAGTCTGAGGAGGGGTGAAGAAGGGCGATTTACTGGGAGGTTAGCGGCGGGGTTTTCCATGCGCTGCCCCTGGCCTCCCGATGAATAATCGGGACAGGCTCTAAAGGGGTAATCGGTCTGTAGAATAATAGCGGTATGGTTCCAATGGTTATTTCATTAGCATGTTTACAGCCGGTGGAATTCCCTCCCGCACAGAAAAACAAAAGCCTTAAACATCTGAGAGGGAATGAAAGACCATAGAGGTTTGGGCGGGGTGGGTCCGGCAGCTGCCGGAAATTAAAGGGCGCGGGTGGGGAAAAGTGTAAATTCCGGAGCAAACCGACCCCCCATTCCGGGAAATTGACCCCGGGGTCAAAAACTGCCATACTGGTATTGTGATTCTCCATTTTCGGCGAAAATTTTCTGATAAGAACGATGTAACCACCAAGGGCGCCTGAGATAACTCTAAAGGTTATAAAGGGAAAATATTCCTTTTATTCATAACAACAAAATGCTCAAAAATATATAATTAGCAAACCTTTGTGCATTTTCTCAAAAATTCTATAAAATTCTGCCAATAGCAAATCTATAATTGTTATTTTAGTTCTTTAGGATCAATGCTTATGATTAACTTTACTTTTAAAAGTTTTTATCTCCTGCCAGTACCATAGTAATCTTGAATGATTTACGGTTCTTTGATAGAATTTTAAAACATTATTGATCCCTGAATTCCCACGGCGGTGTGGGGTTTGGCTGACCCCAAAGCCCAACATCATTTCCCCGGGCCTGTTGTTGGTAGTTCCGCCAGCGATCGCAAATCGAGTCCCGGTCGCAATAGCGAGCACTAACCCAGGCCAGTCCGTTCTTTACCAACGCTCCATTGATATTCGTGCCGTTTAACTCCACAATGGCAATGGTTCGGCCGTAGTAGCCTTCTTCAACCTTTTCAATGTCGACGGCCTCATCACCGATCTGGTTCCGCAGCCAGTTTTCTGCCTCATTTCCGTAAGGTTGGCCGGATTCCGGTGCATCTATACCATATAACCGGATAGTTATCTCTTCCCCATCGTACATGCAGTCAAACGTATCACCATCTGTTACATGGAGTACCTCACCATCCTCCTGCTGGGTTTTCTTCTTGTCGCAAAAAGATGTAGAGAGTAAGACCAATAAAAAAATAAATATGATTGCTTTTTTCATGTTTTTTCTTTATTTACCCGTTTATAAACATCAGTCCGGCCAATCTTATTTTGCGTCAATATGCCAAAATTTATCCAGGTCATTTCAATGTTAATTGTTTATACATCAACGTGTAATGTTTTCTCCGCTTCGTAATTTCCAAAATTATATTAATAAAATCTTCCAGGGTTTTATTGTCAACTTTTTTATCAATCAATCCTCCATTTTAATTCTTACTTAAATATTCTACTTTTCCAGGAATATATTTTTTTAAATCACTGAATGGATGAATGAATGATTGGTTGATTGGTTGATTGATGGATGGATGGTTGAAAGAGAAATATAGAGCAATTTCCGGCAGAGAAAAATAGTTTGGCTTAAGATTCTTTTTTGTAGTATATTGCAAATAAATATTGGTTAATTTCAAACAAAGTTTTATTATTGGTAAATTGACTTGTTCCTCTAAAACTAAAAAATAATAAAAAGCGTTAAATGGAAAAAGAAATTATATTATGACTATTCAGGAATTAAAAGCCGACCTTCATAACTTAATAGATAAGATCAATGAAGAAAGCATTTTAAATGCTATCCGGATTATCTTATCAAAACAAAGTGAAGCAACCAGGGATTGGGCCGAGGATTTAGGTGAGAGCCTTCGTTCAGAACTGGAGGAAAGCATCTCTGAAGCAGACG
Coding sequences:
- a CDS encoding thermonuclease family protein — encoded protein: MKKAIIFIFLLVLLSTSFCDKKKTQQEDGEVLHVTDGDTFDCMYDGEEITIRLYGIDAPESGQPYGNEAENWLRNQIGDEAVDIEKVEEGYYGRTIAIVELNGTNINGALVKNGLAWVSARYCDRDSICDRWRNYQQQARGNDVGLWGQPNPTPPWEFRDQ